One window of Saimiri boliviensis isolate mSaiBol1 chromosome 4, mSaiBol1.pri, whole genome shotgun sequence genomic DNA carries:
- the H4C8 gene encoding histone H4 — MSGRGKGGKGLGKGGAKRHRKVLRDNIQGITKPAIRRLARRGGVKRISGLIYEETRGVLKVFLENVIRDAVTYTEHAKRKTVTAMDVVYALKRQGRTLYGFGG, encoded by the coding sequence ATGTCTGGTCGTGGTAAAGGGGGAAAAGGCTTAGGTAAAGGAGGCGCCAAGCGTCACCGCAAAGTCTTGCGAGACAATATCCAGGGTATCACGAAGCCAGCCATCCGGCGCCTTGCTCGCCGCGGGGGCGTGAAGCGCATTTCTGGCCTCATCTATGAGGAGACCCGCGGCGTTCTGAAGGTGTTTCTGGAGAACGTGATCCGTGATGCGGTCACTTACACGGAGCACGCCAAGCGCAAGACCGTGACCGCGATGGACGTGGTCTACGCGCTCAAGCGGCAGGGACGCACTCTGTACGGCTTTGGCGGCTAA